One stretch of Cellulomonas wangsupingiae DNA includes these proteins:
- a CDS encoding phage tail protein, which translates to MSEQTPLGGGSPTTSSRFLLEVDGVEIGTFREVQGLRLDVDVVEHVEGGQNGYVHQLPGVMRWPHLVFTRGMVQSDALFGWVQKSSGQGFAGNGDTLTRATGAVTVVDDRGNRMRSWELDGVFAVSWTGPSLSADSDAPLTESLEVAHHGFRAVTR; encoded by the coding sequence GTGTCTGAGCAGACGCCCCTGGGCGGTGGGTCCCCGACGACCTCCAGCAGGTTCCTGCTGGAGGTCGACGGGGTGGAGATCGGCACGTTCCGTGAGGTGCAGGGCCTGCGCCTCGACGTCGACGTCGTCGAGCACGTCGAGGGCGGCCAGAACGGGTACGTGCACCAGCTGCCCGGCGTGATGCGCTGGCCGCACCTGGTGTTCACGCGCGGCATGGTGCAGTCCGACGCGCTGTTCGGCTGGGTGCAGAAGTCGTCCGGGCAGGGCTTCGCCGGCAACGGCGACACCCTGACGCGGGCGACGGGCGCGGTCACCGTGGTCGACGACCGCGGCAACCGCATGCGGTCCTGGGAGCTCGACGGCGTCTTCGCCGTGAGCTGGACCGGGCCGTCGCTGTCCGCCGACTCCGACGCGCCGCTCACCGAGTCGCTCGAGGTCGCGCACCACGGGTTCCGTGCGGTGACGCGGTGA
- a CDS encoding DUF6760 family protein, with amino-acid sequence MLRYPVDAVWQEIAYLAYHLHWPMDDLLDLEHLDRVRMVRAVAAMNEQAWEAVRDSV; translated from the coding sequence GTGCTGCGCTACCCCGTCGATGCGGTCTGGCAGGAGATCGCCTACCTGGCGTACCACCTGCACTGGCCGATGGACGACCTGCTGGACCTCGAGCACCTCGACCGGGTCCGCATGGTCCGGGCGGTCGCGGCGATGAACGAGCAGGCGTGGGAGGCGGTGCGCGACAGTGTCTGA
- a CDS encoding phage tail protein has product MASNGLFSADPIISQNFFLELDGKVVSALVSVSGLDVEVGVGKVTQIGKDGKKQQVKFLGQTVEVPDLQLSRVAPANIANDELWKWFKAVREGGLSGDRAKNRKNGSVVLYDAGATEVARFNFFNGWPSKISTDQLSVDGSDAIKETVSIVIERLERVK; this is encoded by the coding sequence ATGGCAAGCAACGGCCTGTTCAGCGCCGACCCGATCATCTCCCAGAACTTCTTCCTCGAGCTCGACGGCAAGGTCGTCAGCGCCCTCGTCTCGGTGTCCGGCCTGGACGTCGAGGTGGGCGTCGGCAAGGTCACCCAGATCGGCAAGGACGGCAAGAAGCAGCAGGTCAAGTTCCTCGGCCAGACCGTCGAGGTCCCGGACCTGCAGCTGAGCCGCGTCGCACCGGCCAACATCGCCAACGACGAGCTGTGGAAGTGGTTCAAGGCGGTCCGCGAGGGCGGCCTGTCCGGCGACCGCGCGAAGAACCGCAAGAACGGCTCGGTCGTGCTCTACGACGCCGGGGCCACGGAGGTCGCGCGGTTCAACTTCTTCAACGGCTGGCCCAGCAAGATCTCGACCGACCAGCTGTCGGTCGACGGGTCGGACGCGATCAAGGAGACGGTGTCGATCGTCATCGAGCGCCTCGAGAGGGTCAAGTGA
- a CDS encoding phage tail sheath family protein, whose translation MPTYTAPGVYVEEIPSSQKVLSSAPTAVTAFVGFTASAPSDDPADPQGLAPRLVTSWTQYEALYGGFADGAMLPLSVYGYFLNGGTQAYIVRVAHAEPSGKPATLELPAADRALGLPIAVESVEPDAQLSVVVQTDDAPDDLEGPTTFTLVVLDGGEAVEEYPGLSLGGPRDAATVVNKTSTKVKLEIRLDEATDLSSQLELLRPGTYALQQAEPVKVPVTGRKFAGSEAARTGINGLAIAEDVTIVVVPDLVTAATREDGTLDLGLWKAVQTSLIAHCEQHANRMALLDAPPGMTPQQVKEWRSEVAQYDSAFATMYYPWIKVENPLGSGASAEIVVPPSGHVAGVWARTDETRGVWKAPANDTIRGVLDVERSVTQTEQGFLNPIGVNAIRPFGTRGIRIWGARTLASDTDWQYVNVRRLFNMVESTILEGTQWAVFEPNDVTLWEGVKRTLTGYLHGLWQSGALFGSTADQAFFVRCDETTNTPESIDAGRLIVEVGLAPVKPAEFVVFRISQNKQSAA comes from the coding sequence GTGCCCACCTACACCGCCCCCGGCGTGTACGTCGAGGAGATCCCCTCGTCCCAGAAGGTGCTGTCGTCGGCGCCCACGGCCGTGACGGCCTTCGTGGGCTTCACCGCGTCGGCGCCCTCGGACGACCCCGCCGACCCGCAGGGCCTGGCCCCGCGCCTCGTGACGAGCTGGACCCAGTACGAGGCCCTGTACGGCGGGTTCGCCGACGGCGCGATGCTGCCGCTGTCGGTCTACGGCTACTTCCTCAACGGCGGCACGCAGGCGTACATCGTGCGCGTGGCGCACGCCGAGCCGTCCGGCAAGCCGGCGACGCTCGAGCTGCCCGCCGCCGACCGCGCGCTCGGCCTGCCGATCGCGGTGGAGTCCGTCGAGCCCGACGCGCAGCTGTCGGTCGTCGTGCAGACCGACGACGCCCCGGACGACCTCGAGGGCCCGACGACGTTCACGCTGGTGGTCCTCGACGGCGGTGAGGCCGTCGAGGAGTACCCCGGCCTGAGCCTGGGCGGCCCGCGCGACGCGGCCACCGTGGTCAACAAGACGTCCACGAAGGTGAAGCTCGAGATCCGCCTCGACGAGGCGACCGACCTGTCCAGCCAGCTCGAGCTGCTGCGCCCCGGCACGTACGCGCTGCAGCAGGCCGAGCCGGTCAAGGTCCCCGTCACCGGCCGCAAGTTCGCCGGCTCGGAGGCCGCCCGCACCGGCATCAACGGCCTGGCCATCGCCGAGGACGTCACGATCGTCGTCGTCCCCGACCTGGTCACCGCCGCGACGCGCGAGGACGGCACGCTCGACCTCGGGCTGTGGAAGGCCGTGCAGACGTCGCTCATCGCGCACTGCGAGCAGCACGCCAACCGCATGGCCCTGCTCGACGCGCCCCCCGGGATGACGCCGCAGCAGGTCAAGGAGTGGCGCTCGGAGGTCGCGCAGTACGACTCGGCGTTCGCGACGATGTACTACCCGTGGATCAAGGTGGAGAACCCCCTGGGCTCGGGTGCGTCGGCGGAGATCGTGGTCCCGCCGTCCGGTCACGTCGCCGGCGTGTGGGCCCGCACGGACGAGACGCGCGGCGTGTGGAAGGCCCCGGCCAACGACACGATCCGCGGCGTCCTGGACGTCGAGCGCTCCGTCACGCAGACCGAGCAGGGCTTCCTCAACCCGATCGGCGTCAACGCGATCCGCCCGTTCGGCACCCGCGGCATCCGCATCTGGGGCGCCCGCACGCTCGCGTCGGACACCGACTGGCAGTACGTCAACGTGCGTCGCCTGTTCAACATGGTCGAGTCGACGATCCTCGAGGGCACCCAGTGGGCCGTCTTCGAGCCGAACGACGTGACCCTGTGGGAGGGCGTCAAGCGGACCCTCACCGGGTACCTGCACGGTCTGTGGCAGTCGGGTGCGCTGTTCGGCTCGACGGCCGACCAGGCGTTCTTCGTCCGCTGCGACGAGACCACCAACACGCCCGAGTCGATCGACGCCGGGCGCCTGATCGTCGAGGTCGGCCTCGCCCCGGTCAAGCCCGCGGAGTTCGTCGTCTTCCGCATCAGCCAGAACAAGCAGAGCGCGGCCTGA
- a CDS encoding LuxR C-terminal-related transcriptional regulator codes for MTTSDAGASAVRGRSTSAGVPTPRRGPSRAPVHVLHPDVVEHVTSSLGAGRSVLVVGDAGTGKTQAVARAVERLRAEQDDVRVVLISGTGTQDALPLAALEPLLDDAGAAFGDLAATLRSLTAGLDRLRGDGRLVLRVEDAHRLDEASARALDWLVRQGTVQVVATLRLSWASRAPWAALWKDDLVERVDIAPLTRDDAERWLTAELGGPVTAETAHHLWQASSGSATLLRETVKDALASGALARRHGAWMWRGGPQPRSRMEDLAELDLQGASGQARAALEVCAVVCPITLDALLDLVPAAAVDELVLAGAVTTTTAPTPSGGTTRVVDLTTSAYADVARAWIPASRQRDLLQRALDTPVLRGVAAGSLVRSVALAIDLGMSVPPTRLREAFDAAFAIHQYDAAVRLATGALASCPPEQAAELHALRADARVMLGELAETERDLARAAELLAAGPLDEAAGLLLHVADMTAHVTHTRLGDVDRALARLDDVVAPLRAADPEGHLRRWRDEVEVTRLTRLGYAGRFAESLDAALVALDGDTHPARRVSLAPPTALGLGERGELRRALALCLQFGAVASAHGDEHRWGSGEVLVSTFLTLLWSGEVDAVRDALGPPGGDLPFAVEWSSVHTALGLMAVAAGSWSEARTQLSTARARSGPADLSGFLRSSLTAEAVAAAACGDAAAARDLLDQAAHAAVGSSGALEGDLRVRRLDALGWMRSPELVAEARAAARWAHARGAARVELEALHRWVDATRRTGGALDPAVVARVRDLGRVCDGERCAALVAHVEALAAGDADLVRIAERELNRRGLWLPPLEAPVSLTSREQEIASLAAGGMTSRAIAQRLVLSTRTVDSHLSRVFAKLGVHSREELGNVLR; via the coding sequence ATGACCACGTCCGACGCAGGCGCCAGCGCGGTCCGCGGACGGTCCACCTCCGCCGGTGTCCCCACCCCCCGCCGGGGCCCGTCCCGCGCACCCGTGCACGTCCTGCACCCGGACGTCGTGGAGCACGTCACGTCCTCGCTGGGCGCGGGGCGCAGCGTCCTCGTCGTCGGGGACGCGGGCACGGGCAAGACGCAGGCGGTCGCGCGGGCGGTCGAGCGGCTGCGCGCCGAGCAGGACGACGTGCGCGTCGTGCTCATCAGCGGCACCGGCACGCAGGACGCGCTGCCGCTCGCGGCGCTCGAGCCGCTGCTCGACGACGCGGGCGCCGCGTTCGGCGACCTCGCGGCGACCCTGCGCTCGCTGACCGCCGGCCTGGACCGGCTGCGCGGCGACGGCCGCCTGGTGCTGCGCGTCGAGGACGCGCACCGCCTCGACGAGGCCTCGGCCCGCGCGCTCGACTGGCTGGTCCGGCAGGGCACGGTCCAGGTGGTCGCGACCCTGCGGCTGAGCTGGGCGTCCCGCGCGCCCTGGGCCGCGCTGTGGAAGGACGACCTCGTCGAGCGCGTCGACATCGCCCCGCTCACGCGCGACGACGCGGAGCGCTGGCTCACGGCCGAGCTCGGCGGGCCGGTGACGGCCGAGACGGCGCACCACCTGTGGCAGGCGTCGAGCGGCAGCGCGACGCTCCTGCGCGAGACCGTCAAGGACGCCCTGGCCTCGGGCGCGCTCGCCCGCCGCCACGGCGCGTGGATGTGGCGCGGCGGCCCGCAGCCGCGCTCGCGCATGGAGGACCTGGCCGAGCTCGACCTGCAGGGCGCGAGCGGGCAGGCCCGCGCGGCGCTCGAGGTGTGCGCCGTGGTGTGCCCGATCACGCTCGACGCGCTGCTCGACCTCGTGCCCGCCGCCGCGGTCGACGAGCTCGTGCTCGCCGGCGCCGTCACCACGACGACCGCACCCACGCCGTCGGGCGGGACGACCCGGGTCGTGGACCTGACGACGTCGGCGTACGCGGACGTCGCGCGTGCGTGGATCCCCGCCTCGCGGCAGCGGGACCTGCTGCAGCGCGCGCTCGACACGCCCGTGCTGCGCGGCGTCGCGGCCGGCTCGCTGGTCCGCTCGGTGGCCCTCGCGATCGACCTGGGGATGAGCGTCCCGCCGACGCGGCTGCGGGAGGCGTTCGACGCGGCGTTCGCGATCCACCAGTACGACGCGGCCGTGCGGCTCGCGACCGGTGCGCTCGCGTCCTGCCCGCCGGAGCAGGCGGCGGAGCTGCACGCGCTGCGCGCGGACGCGCGCGTGATGCTCGGCGAGCTGGCCGAGACCGAGCGTGACCTGGCCCGCGCCGCCGAGCTGCTGGCCGCGGGCCCGCTCGACGAGGCCGCCGGCCTGCTGCTGCACGTCGCGGACATGACGGCGCACGTCACCCACACGCGCCTGGGCGACGTCGACCGGGCGCTCGCACGTCTCGACGACGTGGTCGCGCCGCTGCGCGCGGCCGACCCGGAGGGGCACCTGCGGCGCTGGCGCGACGAGGTGGAGGTCACGCGGCTGACGCGGCTGGGCTACGCCGGCCGGTTCGCCGAGTCCCTGGACGCCGCCCTCGTCGCCCTCGACGGCGACACGCACCCGGCCCGTCGCGTGTCGCTCGCCCCACCGACGGCCCTCGGCCTGGGCGAGCGCGGCGAGCTGCGGCGCGCGCTCGCGCTGTGCCTGCAGTTCGGGGCCGTCGCGTCCGCGCACGGCGACGAGCACCGCTGGGGCAGTGGCGAGGTGCTGGTCTCGACGTTCCTCACGCTGCTGTGGTCGGGCGAGGTCGACGCCGTGCGCGACGCGCTGGGCCCCCCGGGCGGTGACCTGCCGTTCGCGGTGGAGTGGTCGTCCGTGCACACTGCGCTCGGTCTCATGGCCGTCGCGGCTGGGTCGTGGAGCGAGGCGCGCACGCAGCTGTCGACCGCGCGCGCCCGGTCCGGCCCGGCCGACCTCAGCGGGTTCCTGCGGTCGAGCCTCACGGCCGAGGCCGTGGCGGCGGCCGCCTGCGGTGACGCCGCGGCGGCGCGCGACCTGCTCGACCAGGCTGCGCACGCCGCGGTCGGGTCGAGCGGTGCCCTGGAGGGCGACCTGCGGGTACGTCGACTCGACGCGCTCGGCTGGATGCGCAGCCCCGAGCTCGTCGCCGAGGCCCGTGCCGCCGCCCGCTGGGCGCACGCGCGGGGCGCCGCCCGCGTCGAGCTCGAGGCGCTGCACCGGTGGGTCGACGCGACCCGGCGCACCGGCGGCGCCCTCGACCCGGCGGTCGTCGCGCGGGTCCGGGACCTGGGGCGGGTGTGCGACGGCGAGCGGTGCGCCGCCCTCGTCGCGCACGTCGAGGCCCTCGCGGCGGGCGATGCGGACCTGGTCCGCATCGCGGAGCGCGAGCTCAACCGCCGCGGGCTGTGGCTGCCGCCGCTCGAGGCACCGGTGTCGCTGACGTCCCGCGAGCAGGAGATCGCGTCGCTGGCCGCCGGGGGCATGACCAGCCGGGCCATCGCCCAGCGCCTCGTGCTGTCCACCCGCACGGTCGACTCGCACCTGTCGCGCGTGTTCGCCAAGCTCGGCGTGCACTCGCGCGAGGAGCTGGGGAACGTCCTGCGGTGA
- a CDS encoding toxic anion resistance protein, whose amino-acid sequence MTEPTPLQPPASSGAFALEAPAPVAPVAAHDAPAMAPRVDPAALPGLDAKVGAYLSSLDAAQAGSPEFAAKAEDVRLMGDSDVRAAADTSNRLLQVPVRELREGGVSGTSQVSKSLLDLRRTVEDLDPSEKTVGRKLLGIFPFGDTLTDYFRRYESSQKQIDAIVRALYRGQDELRKDNAALNLEKQNLWDTMGRLNQYIYVASALDTQLSAKIAQVEASDPERARALREDVLFYVRQKHQDLLTQLAVSIQGYLAIDIIIKNNLELIKGVDRATTTTVSALRTAVLVAQALNNQKLVLDQITALNTTTSNMIASTSKLLREQSVTIQQQAASATIGLPQLQQSFSDIFAAMDSIDTFKVQALDSMAQTVGVLETETSKAKAYLDRVSRSDRTEVASGSLDLGLR is encoded by the coding sequence ATGACCGAGCCGACCCCGCTGCAGCCGCCCGCGTCGAGCGGCGCGTTCGCCCTCGAGGCGCCCGCGCCCGTCGCGCCCGTGGCCGCGCACGACGCCCCGGCCATGGCCCCGCGCGTCGACCCCGCGGCACTCCCCGGCCTGGACGCCAAGGTCGGCGCCTACCTGAGCAGCCTCGACGCGGCGCAGGCCGGGTCGCCGGAGTTCGCGGCGAAGGCCGAGGACGTGCGGCTCATGGGTGACAGCGACGTCCGCGCGGCCGCCGACACGTCGAACCGTCTCCTGCAGGTCCCCGTCCGCGAGCTGCGCGAGGGCGGCGTCTCGGGGACCTCGCAGGTGTCGAAGTCGCTGCTCGACCTGCGCCGCACGGTGGAGGACCTCGACCCGTCGGAGAAGACGGTCGGGCGCAAGCTGCTCGGCATCTTCCCGTTCGGCGACACCCTCACCGACTACTTCCGCCGCTACGAGAGCTCGCAGAAGCAGATCGACGCGATCGTCCGTGCGCTGTACCGGGGCCAGGACGAGCTGCGCAAGGACAACGCGGCGCTGAACCTGGAGAAGCAGAACCTCTGGGACACGATGGGCCGGCTCAACCAGTACATCTACGTCGCGAGCGCGCTGGACACCCAGCTGTCGGCCAAGATCGCGCAGGTCGAGGCGAGCGACCCCGAGCGGGCGCGCGCGCTGCGCGAGGACGTCCTGTTCTACGTCCGCCAGAAGCACCAGGACCTGCTGACGCAGCTCGCGGTGTCGATCCAGGGCTACCTGGCGATCGACATCATCATCAAGAACAACCTCGAGCTCATCAAGGGCGTCGACCGGGCGACGACGACGACGGTCTCGGCGCTGCGCACCGCGGTCCTGGTGGCGCAGGCGCTGAACAACCAGAAGCTCGTGCTCGACCAGATCACGGCGCTGAACACGACGACGTCGAACATGATCGCGTCGACGTCCAAGCTGCTGCGCGAGCAGTCGGTGACGATCCAGCAGCAGGCCGCGAGCGCGACCATCGGGCTGCCGCAGCTGCAGCAGTCGTTCTCCGACATCTTCGCCGCGATGGACTCCATCGACACGTTCAAGGTGCAGGCGCTGGACTCGATGGCGCAGACCGTCGGCGTCCTGGAGACGGAGACGTCGAAGGCCAAGGCCTACCTGGACCGCGTCTCGCGCTCGGACCGCACCGAGGTCGCGAGCGGGTCCCTCGACCTGGGTCTGCGCTGA